A portion of the Sphingobacterium spiritivorum genome contains these proteins:
- the folE gene encoding GTP cyclohydrolase I FolE has protein sequence MENSLLEKYETEGDLHVMTSIETPLRPDAFEKSDDEKIKNIQHHFQCIMEELGLDINDDSLCGTPYRVAKMYVKELFYGLNPTKKPKLSVFDNKYQYNKMLVEKDISFTSTCEHHFLPIIGKAHVGYISSGKVIGLSKINRIVDYYAHRPQVQERMNIQIFKELQKALDTNDVIVVVEAEHLCVSTRGVKDKTSKTTTIEYGGVFENEQTKNEFFKMIG, from the coding sequence ATGGAAAATAGCTTATTAGAAAAATACGAAACAGAAGGGGATTTACACGTGATGACTTCTATTGAAACACCTTTGCGTCCTGATGCTTTTGAAAAATCAGATGATGAAAAAATAAAAAATATTCAACATCATTTCCAATGTATTATGGAAGAATTAGGTTTGGACATTAACGACGACAGCCTGTGCGGTACGCCATATCGTGTAGCCAAAATGTATGTAAAAGAATTGTTTTACGGGCTTAATCCGACTAAAAAACCCAAGTTGTCTGTCTTCGATAACAAGTATCAATACAACAAAATGCTTGTGGAAAAGGATATTTCTTTTACTTCGACCTGCGAACATCATTTTCTTCCCATTATTGGGAAAGCACACGTGGGATATATTTCAAGTGGCAAAGTAATCGGTCTTTCAAAGATAAACCGTATCGTTGATTATTATGCACATCGCCCGCAAGTGCAGGAACGAATGAATATCCAGATTTTTAAAGAATTACAAAAAGCATTAGATACCAATGACGTAATCGTAGTGGTAGAAGCGGAACATCTTTGCGTATCCACCCGTGGAGTGAAGGACAAAACCAGCAAAACCACCACCATTGAATACGGAGGAGTATTTGAAAACGAGCAAACCAAAAACGAATTTTTTAAAATGATTGGATAA
- a CDS encoding DUF262 domain-containing protein — MSYYPPISIKQAIDKIDYNQYLLPAIQREFVWNPRQIELLFDSLMRNYPIGSLLMWKVQGENKTDHRYYSILKTYREKYNTHCDEVNTSSIPDFEAVLDGQQRLTALYIGLKGSYAYKKKNFAWKDNEHSLPTRKLYLCLNEHSVEDDDNEDGAVYDFRFLTKEELQNSDKIWFETGKILSLNGIYELNQFLKEKEWDTNEYIINTLSKLLDVIHVKTLINYYLELEQDYDKALNIFIRINSGGEKLSYSDLIMSTIISGWTSQTVSARDEFNNLIDEVWDSTEILIDKDIIIRAYLLIFSDDIKFRVTNFSIENAREFKENWIEIRAAIVEAIELVKDFGYAERTLTSKNALLPIIHYLFISNRTKQFISKVVYKEDRELIKRWFHTVLLKRIFGGQADTVLKQIRDVIKEEVNNGTQIFPAQAIAKKLAKTRKSITMDDEAIENLLYTAYEDRYAFPILALLYPHLDYKNNDFHKDHIFPKSQFLSKNLKKHQIDLTQENAHYYTDNWCYNGIVNLQMLDGNENKSKSSKTFQEWASTNEINYEKQILPKITDFKQFVEFVDKRWDLLKSRLEKELKF; from the coding sequence ATGAGTTATTACCCTCCTATCTCAATAAAACAAGCAATCGATAAGATTGATTATAATCAGTATTTACTGCCCGCTATTCAAAGAGAATTTGTTTGGAATCCCAGACAGATAGAATTGCTCTTTGATAGTCTAATGAGGAACTATCCGATTGGCTCATTGCTTATGTGGAAAGTACAAGGCGAAAACAAAACTGATCACAGATATTACAGTATCTTAAAAACATATCGGGAAAAATATAATACACATTGTGATGAGGTAAACACTTCTTCTATTCCTGACTTTGAGGCTGTTCTTGACGGACAACAGAGATTAACGGCTCTTTACATTGGCCTGAAAGGCTCTTATGCATACAAAAAGAAAAATTTTGCGTGGAAGGATAATGAACATTCTCTTCCTACAAGAAAACTGTATTTATGTCTTAACGAACATTCTGTTGAGGATGATGACAATGAGGATGGTGCAGTATATGATTTTCGATTTTTGACAAAAGAAGAATTGCAGAACTCGGATAAAATATGGTTTGAAACAGGGAAGATATTGTCTCTTAACGGAATTTATGAACTTAACCAATTTTTAAAGGAAAAAGAGTGGGATACCAATGAATATATTATCAACACACTCTCGAAGCTATTGGATGTAATCCATGTAAAGACTTTAATCAATTATTATCTAGAACTGGAACAGGACTATGACAAAGCTTTAAATATCTTTATCCGGATAAATAGTGGTGGAGAGAAATTATCATATTCAGATTTAATCATGTCTACCATAATCTCAGGATGGACCTCTCAAACAGTTTCAGCCCGGGATGAATTTAATAATCTGATAGATGAAGTATGGGATTCTACGGAAATCTTAATTGATAAGGATATTATTATCCGTGCATATCTTTTGATTTTTAGCGATGATATTAAATTCAGAGTGACGAATTTCTCAATAGAAAATGCAAGAGAATTCAAAGAAAATTGGATAGAAATAAGAGCTGCTATTGTAGAAGCTATAGAACTCGTAAAAGATTTTGGGTATGCAGAAAGAACACTAACTTCAAAAAATGCTTTATTACCAATTATTCATTATCTGTTTATCAGCAACCGTACCAAACAATTTATTTCAAAGGTCGTCTACAAGGAAGACCGGGAGCTTATAAAACGTTGGTTTCATACTGTATTATTAAAGCGCATTTTTGGTGGTCAGGCGGATACCGTTCTAAAACAGATCAGAGATGTTATCAAAGAAGAAGTTAATAATGGAACACAAATTTTTCCGGCTCAGGCTATTGCCAAAAAGTTGGCTAAGACAAGAAAGTCAATTACAATGGATGATGAAGCTATTGAAAATTTATTGTACACCGCATATGAAGACAGATATGCTTTCCCGATACTTGCCTTGCTTTACCCTCATTTAGATTATAAGAATAATGACTTCCATAAAGATCATATCTTTCCAAAAAGTCAGTTTTTATCTAAAAATCTAAAGAAACATCAGATCGATCTGACACAGGAAAATGCTCATTACTATACAGATAACTGGTGTTATAATGGAATTGTAAACCTGCAGATGCTTGACGGGAATGAAAATAAATCCAAAAGCAGTAAAACATTTCAAGAATGGGCAAGTACAAATGAGATCAATTATGAAAAACAAATTTTGCCAAAGATCACTGATTTCAAACAGTTTGTTGAATTTGTTGATAAAAGGTGGGATCTTTTGAAATCCAGACTTGAAAAGGAATTAAAATTTTAA
- the yidD gene encoding membrane protein insertion efficiency factor YidD: MLKKTFIFPIRLYQLFISPMLGNNCRHTPTCSPYTKEAISEWGVSKGIGLGIKRIIRCHPWGNQGYDPVPKK, from the coding sequence ATGCTAAAAAAAACATTCATATTTCCGATAAGGCTATATCAACTCTTCATTTCTCCAATGTTAGGGAATAACTGCCGGCACACGCCCACTTGCTCACCATATACTAAAGAAGCTATTTCAGAATGGGGTGTATCAAAAGGAATAGGATTAGGAATAAAAAGAATAATCAGGTGTCATCCTTGGGGTAATCAAGGTTATGACCCTGTGCCTAAAAAATAA